In the Actinomycetes bacterium genome, CGATCTCGGCACCGGCCCGCTCGTCGCCGGTCAGGTCGACCTTGCCGAGCGCCTCCTGGGCCCGGATGAGCGCGACCCCGCCGCCGGGGACGATGCCCTCCTCGATGGCGGCCCGGGTGGCCGACACCGCGTCCTCGATGCGGTGCTTCTTCTCCTTCAGCTCGACCTCGGTGGCCGCCCCGACCTTGATGACGCCGACGCCGCCGGCGAGCTTGGCCAGCCGCTCCTGCAGCTTCTCGCGGTCCCAGTCGGAGTCGGTCCGCTCGATCTCCTGCTTGATCTGGGCGATGCGGGCCTTGATCTCCTCCTCGGACCCGGCGCCCTCGACGATGGTGGTGTCGTCCTTGGTCACCGTGACCCGGCGGGCCCGGCCGAGCAGGTCGAGCGCGACGTTCTCGAGCTTGAGGCCGACCTCCTCGCTGATGACCTGGCCGCCGGTGAGGACCGCGATGTCGCCCAGCATGGCCTTGCGCCGGTCACCGAACCCGGGGGCCTTGACCGCGACGCTCTTGAACGTGCCGCGGATCTTGTTGACCACCAGGGTGGCCAGG is a window encoding:
- the groEL gene encoding chaperonin GroEL, with amino-acid sequence LATLVVNKIRGTFKSVAVKAPGFGDRRKAMLGDIAVLTGGQVISEEVGLKLENVALDLLGRARRVTVTKDDTTIVEGAGSEEEIKARIAQIKQEIERTDSDWDREKLQERLAKLAGGVGVIKVGAATEVELKEKKHRIEDAVSATRAAIEEGIVPGGGVALIRAQEALGKVDLTGDERAGAEIVRRALELPAQWIARNAGYEGAVVVARVRELSDSQGFNAATGEYEDLIKAGVIDPAKVTRSAVQNAASIAALLLTTETLVVDKPEEKDDAGQGHGHGGGYPGM